A region of Prochlorococcus marinus subsp. pastoris str. CCMP1986 DNA encodes the following proteins:
- the cysS gene encoding cysteine--tRNA ligase, whose protein sequence is MIKLFNTLSKNIEVFKPIDEVVKIYCCGVTVYDLCHLGHARSYIAWDILRRFLIYSDYKVKYVQNFTDIDDKILKRAKEENSSMNEVSEKNITEFHKDMDALGIMRPDSMPKATNHICNICSFIKVLEDKGFAYIRGGDVYYSVFKNKNYGKLSNQNILEQNINQQGRITTDESNKKENPQDFALWKKAKDNEPSFDSPWGKGRPGWHIECSAMVKDELGETIDIHLGGSDLIFPHHENEIAQSESANNKKLANYWLHNGMVNVNGQKMSKSLKNFTTIRDLLDSGTSPMTLRYFVLTVNYRKPLDFTDEALKSASEAWKNINVALSLFDITKKENLSIEVNETNEFVEETYKDMINYEISQKKIKFTNALNNDLNTAGAIAIIYELAKPLKNFINQFQRIKNLEINTNEKFHLRETFKTLEELTDVLGLKKEEIIIDNRINEDQILSLINKRLGAKKEKDYAEADKIRNLLKEKGVELIDQSPELTTWVRI, encoded by the coding sequence ATGATCAAATTATTTAATACTTTAAGCAAAAACATTGAAGTCTTTAAACCAATAGATGAAGTAGTAAAGATATACTGTTGTGGTGTAACTGTTTATGATTTATGTCATCTTGGGCATGCAAGAAGTTATATAGCTTGGGATATCCTGAGAAGGTTCTTAATTTATAGTGATTACAAAGTTAAGTATGTGCAGAATTTTACTGATATCGACGATAAGATTTTAAAAAGAGCAAAAGAAGAAAATAGCTCTATGAATGAGGTTTCAGAAAAAAATATTACTGAATTCCATAAGGACATGGATGCCCTAGGAATTATGAGGCCGGATAGCATGCCAAAAGCTACAAATCATATTTGCAATATTTGTTCATTTATAAAAGTTCTTGAGGATAAAGGTTTTGCATATATCAGAGGTGGAGACGTTTATTATTCTGTTTTTAAAAATAAAAATTATGGAAAACTGAGTAATCAAAATATCCTTGAGCAAAATATAAATCAACAGGGCAGGATTACTACAGATGAAAGTAATAAAAAAGAAAATCCCCAAGATTTTGCTCTATGGAAAAAAGCAAAAGACAATGAACCATCTTTTGATTCGCCTTGGGGGAAAGGTAGACCAGGATGGCATATTGAATGTTCTGCAATGGTAAAAGATGAATTAGGAGAAACAATTGATATCCATTTAGGAGGTTCTGATCTTATTTTTCCTCACCATGAAAATGAGATTGCACAGTCTGAATCAGCTAATAATAAAAAGCTTGCGAACTATTGGCTTCATAACGGAATGGTCAATGTAAACGGACAAAAGATGAGTAAATCTTTGAAAAACTTTACTACCATAAGAGACTTATTAGATTCAGGGACAAGTCCGATGACCCTAAGATATTTTGTTTTAACCGTAAACTATAGAAAGCCACTCGATTTTACCGATGAGGCTTTGAAAAGTGCCTCGGAAGCATGGAAAAATATTAATGTTGCTCTTTCTTTATTTGATATTACTAAAAAAGAAAATCTATCGATTGAGGTAAATGAAACTAATGAATTTGTTGAAGAAACATATAAAGATATGATCAATTATGAAATATCTCAAAAAAAGATAAAGTTTACTAATGCTTTAAATAACGACCTTAATACAGCAGGAGCAATTGCAATCATTTATGAATTAGCCAAACCACTAAAAAACTTTATAAATCAATTCCAAAGAATTAAAAACCTTGAAATAAATACTAATGAAAAATTTCATCTTAGAGAAACTTTTAAAACACTAGAAGAACTGACTGATGTTCTTGGATTAAAAAAAGAAGAAATAATAATCGACAACAGAATCAACGAAGATCAAATACTATCCCTCATTAATAAAAGATTGGGAGCAAAAAAGGAAAAAGATTATGCAGAAGCCGATAAAATAAGAAATTTATTAAAGGAAAAAGGAGTAGAACTCATAGATCAATCCCCTGAGCTTACAACATGGGTAAGGATCTAA